In a single window of the Synechococcus sp. HK05 genome:
- a CDS encoding response regulator transcription factor, translating into MDFTPYLDSLSNGHLDEVLLSVAVQGKVALALKGRFFLRCLCESFSSSTLIGCAVTDEQSCLSYLQQEPYELLICTDFLENGNGFELARKARQLQPQLKVVVLALGDAIPVEYAEASWLEAVVAEADFIEDQKPLEAAVMAVMGNHSYRSPSLRSGQLPYLSCPRLTPREYEVLDLLASGLTDREIAEQLVVSEETARTYTKRLLKTLEVNNRVQAVLKGMRCGMVQI; encoded by the coding sequence GCTGTTGTCGGTAGCCGTGCAGGGCAAGGTCGCCCTTGCCCTGAAGGGGCGTTTCTTTCTGCGCTGCCTGTGTGAAAGCTTTAGCTCGTCCACCTTGATCGGTTGCGCCGTCACCGATGAGCAGAGTTGCCTCAGCTACCTCCAGCAAGAGCCCTATGAACTGCTGATCTGCACCGACTTTCTGGAGAACGGCAACGGATTTGAACTGGCCCGCAAGGCACGCCAGTTGCAACCCCAACTGAAGGTGGTGGTGTTGGCCCTCGGTGATGCCATCCCGGTGGAATACGCCGAAGCCAGTTGGCTGGAGGCCGTGGTGGCGGAAGCGGATTTCATCGAAGACCAGAAACCGCTCGAAGCAGCCGTGATGGCCGTCATGGGCAATCACTCCTACCGAAGCCCTTCCCTCCGCTCCGGCCAGCTCCCCTATCTGAGTTGCCCGCGGCTGACGCCGCGCGAATACGAGGTGCTCGATCTGCTGGCCAGCGGCCTCACCGACCGCGAAATCGCCGAACAACTGGTGGTGAGCGAAGAAACAGCCCGCACCTACACCAAACGCCTGCTCAAAACCCTGGAGGTGAACAACCGGGTGCAGGCCGTGCTCAAAGGGATGCGCTGCGGCATGGTTCAGATCTGA